A genomic region of Tsukamurella pulmonis contains the following coding sequences:
- a CDS encoding DUF732 domain-containing protein, with amino-acid sequence MPKLMRAMAAGLAAAGIVTLVQVPAAHADGRLDEGRFLVATHNTRDFTRPYGYNTTDAQRIRFGYQACAALDRHPESTVAATRALYRQAGTPQWERQQVVFYAAQYLCRRHWDRYKSP; translated from the coding sequence ATGCCGAAGCTGATGAGGGCGATGGCGGCCGGGCTCGCGGCGGCGGGGATCGTGACCCTGGTGCAGGTGCCCGCGGCCCACGCGGACGGCCGGCTCGACGAGGGCCGCTTCCTGGTGGCCACGCACAACACCCGCGACTTCACCCGGCCCTACGGCTACAACACCACGGATGCGCAGCGGATCCGCTTCGGGTACCAGGCGTGCGCCGCGCTCGACCGGCACCCGGAGAGCACCGTCGCGGCGACCCGGGCGCTCTACCGCCAGGCGGGGACTCCCCAGTGGGAGCGCCAGCAGGTGGTCTTCTACGCGGCGCAGTACCTGTGCCGCCGGCACTGGGACCGCTACAAGAGCCCGTGA
- a CDS encoding DUF5302 domain-containing protein, producing MPADGIADKFKEALERKNASNRQGSAHLDGAAKTQNTHGSESHQQQFRRKSG from the coding sequence ATGCCCGCCGACGGTATCGCCGACAAGTTCAAGGAAGCGCTCGAACGCAAGAACGCGTCGAATCGTCAGGGTTCGGCCCACCTGGACGGGGCGGCCAAGACCCAGAACACGCACGGTTCGGAGAGTCACCAGCAGCAGTTCCGCCGCAAGAGCGGATAG